Proteins from a single region of Streptomyces spectabilis:
- a CDS encoding helix-hairpin-helix domain-containing protein, which translates to MSTESAAAEVAEPEAPEAAAEPEAEAAPEAEATPEDAAAPGEDAGADASGTDDGPEAAADARGTAEGGAGGEPSEAEAELAAQRELRQRIEERKAARTAPVDAGTKLQGTAADLLAAVRAVESGEKPVASAFREPEPVAPRRPAPEPVRRQAPEAPAAPAEPAREAVAAVAAVLGEGGAPAALAAKAAAALGEGADGQLRDDPWQLLRVPGVRPEQADGFARALLGDACGPGDERRGRALTVWLLEQAALAGHTALDAAALTAALGQRAVPDPDEAVQSALAEGDVLVFQDALDDAPQGAPAAASAAAPADGESESDEEAAPPVRVLFGLERYALAEESLADGLARVINSLPKDEGSGPGAEAWESAASSASGSTAELIRAVAAHGLVLHTGGEAARAEPAALVAAARSLGLRVCAAAHTADGQRRLAESARGEGDAEETTAVTVAGLLSGRQGPGRDADGALALDLLVVLDAPQLDVEAAAMLVESLPDGARLVLSGDPGVLWSAGPGRVFADVLAARACPQVVSRTPDPGPVGELVSGIGVGELTEVAAPNKEVVIVPVHDAADAIRRTVQLVADSVPRAIGVPSEHTQVITPGHGGAAGTRALNAALKERLNPGPGRFGGFDPGDRVAHAAVPGRTALGRVVRADAEGLHLECDGVPVVVAKERVEQSVRHAWAVTAHQAAGRRWPAAVVVLPGDAAAALTRPWVYAAFSRAERHLSVVQGVAQALPQAVAERPAKERTTRLRTLLRPQLPEAG; encoded by the coding sequence GTGAGTACGGAGTCCGCTGCCGCGGAGGTTGCCGAGCCCGAGGCCCCGGAGGCCGCGGCGGAGCCCGAGGCCGAGGCCGCACCGGAAGCCGAGGCCACGCCGGAGGACGCCGCCGCGCCGGGCGAGGACGCCGGGGCCGACGCGTCCGGGACGGACGACGGACCCGAAGCCGCCGCGGACGCCCGGGGCACGGCCGAGGGCGGGGCGGGCGGTGAGCCGTCCGAAGCCGAGGCCGAGCTGGCCGCACAGCGGGAGCTGCGGCAGCGGATCGAGGAGCGCAAGGCGGCCAGGACCGCCCCGGTGGACGCCGGCACCAAGCTCCAGGGCACGGCGGCGGACCTGCTGGCGGCGGTGCGGGCCGTGGAGAGCGGGGAGAAGCCCGTGGCCTCCGCGTTCCGCGAGCCCGAGCCCGTCGCGCCGCGCAGGCCCGCGCCGGAGCCGGTGCGGCGGCAGGCCCCCGAGGCCCCCGCCGCTCCGGCCGAGCCCGCCCGGGAGGCCGTCGCCGCGGTGGCGGCGGTCCTCGGCGAGGGCGGCGCGCCCGCCGCGCTCGCGGCCAAGGCGGCGGCCGCGCTCGGCGAGGGCGCCGACGGACAGCTGCGCGACGACCCCTGGCAGTTGCTGCGCGTCCCCGGGGTGCGGCCCGAGCAGGCCGACGGCTTCGCGCGGGCGCTGCTCGGCGACGCGTGCGGGCCCGGGGACGAGCGCCGGGGCCGCGCCCTGACGGTGTGGCTCCTGGAGCAGGCCGCGCTCGCGGGGCACACGGCCCTGGACGCCGCCGCCCTCACCGCGGCGCTCGGGCAGCGCGCGGTGCCGGACCCGGACGAGGCCGTGCAGAGCGCCCTCGCCGAGGGCGATGTGCTCGTCTTCCAGGACGCGCTGGACGACGCCCCGCAGGGCGCCCCGGCCGCCGCCTCAGCCGCCGCCCCGGCCGACGGGGAGTCCGAGTCCGACGAGGAGGCCGCGCCCCCGGTCCGCGTCCTGTTCGGCCTGGAGCGGTACGCGCTGGCGGAGGAGAGCCTCGCCGACGGCCTCGCCCGCGTCATCAACTCCCTGCCGAAGGACGAGGGGTCGGGCCCGGGGGCCGAGGCGTGGGAGTCCGCCGCGAGCTCGGCGTCCGGCTCCACCGCCGAGCTGATCCGCGCCGTCGCCGCGCACGGCCTGGTGCTGCACACCGGCGGCGAGGCGGCACGGGCCGAGCCCGCCGCCCTGGTCGCGGCGGCGCGCTCGCTGGGCCTGCGGGTGTGCGCGGCCGCCCACACCGCGGACGGGCAGCGCCGCCTCGCCGAGTCCGCCCGTGGCGAGGGCGATGCCGAGGAGACCACCGCCGTCACCGTGGCCGGGCTGCTGTCCGGGCGGCAGGGGCCGGGGCGGGACGCCGACGGCGCCCTGGCCCTGGACCTCCTCGTGGTCCTGGACGCACCGCAGCTGGACGTGGAAGCGGCGGCGATGCTCGTCGAGTCGCTGCCGGACGGCGCACGGCTTGTGCTCAGCGGTGATCCCGGCGTGCTGTGGTCGGCGGGCCCCGGCCGGGTCTTCGCCGACGTGCTCGCGGCCCGCGCCTGCCCGCAGGTCGTCTCGCGCACCCCGGACCCCGGCCCGGTCGGGGAGCTGGTGTCCGGCATCGGCGTCGGCGAGCTCACCGAGGTCGCCGCACCGAACAAGGAAGTCGTGATCGTCCCGGTCCACGACGCCGCCGACGCGATCCGGCGCACGGTGCAGCTCGTCGCGGACTCCGTGCCGCGCGCCATCGGAGTGCCGTCCGAGCACACGCAGGTCATCACGCCGGGCCACGGCGGAGCTGCGGGCACCCGCGCGCTGAACGCGGCGCTCAAGGAGCGGCTGAATCCCGGCCCTGGCCGCTTCGGCGGCTTCGACCCGGGCGACCGCGTCGCCCACGCCGCGGTGCCGGGCCGCACGGCGCTCGGCCGTGTCGTGCGGGCCGACGCGGAGGGCCTGCACCTGGAGTGCGACGGGGTCCCTGTCGTCGTGGCCAAGGAGCGGGTGGAGCAGAGCGTGCGGCACGCCTGGGCCGTCACCGCGCACCAGGCGGCGGGGCGCCGCTGGCCCGCCGCGGTCGTGGTGCTGCCGGGCGACGCCGCCGCGGCCCTGACCCGGCCGTGGGTGTACGCGGCGTTCAGCCGCGCCGAGCGCCATCTGTCGGTGGTCCAGGGGGTCGCGCAGGCCCTGCCCCAGGCGGTCGCGGAGCGCCCGGCCAAGGAGCGCACGACGCGGCTGCGCACCCTGCTGCGGCCCCAGCTTCCCGAGGCGGGCTGA